The genomic interval CTCGATCCCGTGGTAGGTTCCGTCGGCCCGGCGGATGACCGGTATCCCTCCGCCGCCGACCCCGATTACCATATAGCCGCGCTCCAGTAGGTCGCCGATGGCGTCGATTTCCACGATGTCCACCGGGCGCGGGCTCGGCACCCGCCGCCGCCAGCCCCGACCCGAATCTTCGGCCACGAACCAGTCCCTCTCGCGGGCGTACTTCTGCGCATCCTCCTGGGAAAAGAACGGCCCCACCGGCTTGGTGGGGTTTCCGAAGGCCGGGTCATCGAGATCCACCACCACCATCGTGGCCAAGGTTATCACCCGACCGGCGATTTCGCGGCGGCGGAGCTCGTTGGTCACCGAGCTCTGCAGGAGGTAGCCGATGCCGCCCTGGGTGTTGGCCCCCCAATAGTCCAGGCACAACTCGGGCAGGATGTCCTTCGAGTTCTCGGCCATCAGTAAAAGGTTGCCGACCTGGGGCCCGTTCCCATGGGTGACGAGTATCCGGTGGCCGGCGCGGACCAGGTCGGAGATGGCCACCGCGGTGGACAGAACGTTCTTCCACTGCTCGGCCATCGTGCCGCGCTGCCCCGCGCGGATGAGGGAGTTCCCCCCCACGGCTACGACGATGCGCATCGGCGAGTCGCCTCCTGGATCAGCAAAAATCACCGGCCGGAGCCGGTTTCTTTACCGGGCGGATTATACTAAAATGCCCTTGCTTGTGCAAAACCGCACGGCCCGGAGCTCACCCGACGAACCACCGTGACTCAACCCGAACAGCCCCCCCGGTTCTGGCTGGACTTCCTCGCCTGGCAGGCGGACCAAACCATAAGGACGAGGCGGTATTTGGCCCGCCGCGCCGCGCTGCGCGAGGGGCTGGTCATCGAAGTCGCATGCGGCACCGGACTGGTTCTTTCGGAGCTCAAGTCCACCAGACCGGGCCTGAAAACCGTCGGGCTGGACGTTGACCCGCTGATTCTGCGCGAGGCCGACCCGGAAATTTTCCGGGTGGCCGGACGGGCGGAGGCGCTGCCATTCCCCGACGGGTGCGCCACGGCGGTCATCTTCCACCTCGGCCTCATGTGGGTCACCCCCCCCG from bacterium carries:
- a CDS encoding carbamate kinase; the encoded protein is MRIVVAVGGNSLIRAGQRGTMAEQWKNVLSTAVAISDLVRAGHRILVTHGNGPQVGNLLLMAENSKDILPELCLDYWGANTQGGIGYLLQSSVTNELRRREIAGRVITLATMVVVDLDDPAFGNPTKPVGPFFSQEDAQKYARERDWFVAEDSGRGWRRRVPSPRPVDIVEIDAIGDLLERGYMVIGVGGGGIPVIRRADGTYHGIEAVIDKDLASALAARLLDAEMMALSTDVSHAVLHYGRTEQRDIGQVAAAEMAGYLSEGHFPPGSMGPKVEAALEFLKNGGKRAVITDPAHLAAAVDDPRIGTSITP